ACATAATCGTGCAGGAATCGCTTGACGAGCTCTCGTAAATCGGGTAGCTGTTGTACCCGGCGTAATGCGGCGGGTACGACCAGAAAACAGGCGTCGCATCCGCCGGCGTCGCCaccgcggcggcggcgggctTAGTATCTTCTTTCTTATCCTCGCCGACGCTCACGAGCTCCGCGTGGGCCACGCCCTTCCTCAGCTGCCGCGTGAGCTCAACCGCGTCGATGCCCTctcccaccaccaccacctgaTCCTTCTCCGCCCCCGACAACGCCGCCGATTCCACTCCGCCTATCCCCACGCAGATTTTTAGGGCTTTTGAGCGGGATTTCTCGTCGCTCATCGACACACGCACCACGATCTTAACCTGCACAAATAATcatcatcaaattcaaaattaaactgGCTAGCGATTCAATTGAGCAGAAATTGGAGTGATTAGGAAAGAGGAAATCTCCAATTTCGTAGTGAATTCACTGAATTTACCTTCATTTTGTTGATTGGTGAAAATCGAGGAATTGAGatgctgtgtgtgtgtgtgtaaattCGTTTGCAATGTTGAGGTAATTTACAGTTGAAAAAGatgtgtatttatagggagGATTTTGGTCGTCAAACCAACTTACATCACACGCTTAAACGAAAGTGACGAATTTTCAAGTCAAGCTTTTTTGTATGACGATTTTTTTATGCGGCAGCGGGGAAGTGAGCAAAAAAttttcggcacgggatttaaggaaacagggttttgttagtaaaatggaaagtgaataaagtaagagaattaataaagtagaaagaaaagtaagagagaatatcaaaaaaggaaatgactcacttatcttgggGCGTCCCAAAAAGGATGTGagtcgcttatcttgggacggagggagtacattctTGTTATCAAAAGGTAATTTCATTTGAATGTATTTTTGGACAAAACGCGG
The nucleotide sequence above comes from Salvia hispanica cultivar TCC Black 2014 chromosome 5, UniMelb_Shisp_WGS_1.0, whole genome shotgun sequence. Encoded proteins:
- the LOC125190605 gene encoding heavy metal-associated isoprenylated plant protein 46-like, whose translation is MKVKIVVRVSMSDEKSRSKALKICVGIGGVESAALSGAEKDQVVVVGEGIDAVELTRQLRKGVAHAELVSVGEDKKEDTKPAAAAVATPADATPVFWSYPPHYAGYNSYPIYESSSSDSCTIM